The nucleotide window GATTACTACAACCCGGAAGTCGAGACGCTCGTGGCGCAAGGCGATGCGGCGACGTCCCGCGAGCAGCGCGACGCGATTTTCAAGAAGATCGGACGGCTGTTGCACGACGACGGCCACGCCGTGCTGATCACCGAGCTGTATTACACCTTCGCGCAGGACGTGAAGCTGAACTGGGAGCCGCAACACGGCAGCGGCTACTACAACCTGCGCAATCTGAGCTGGAAGTAGGCGGCTCCCCGGCAGGCGCTGGCGAAATGAACGGATGCGAGCGAACGTGAACCGATGAATCAGACCATGAATCGAGACGACGACAGCGTATGGGTTCCGCGAGAGGCGCCGACGACGCTGGGCGGGGCGGGCGCCGCGTCCGCGCACGGAGCGCTCGACGCGATCGACGCGATCGACTGGACGCGCGAGACTTTCTCGAGCGCGCTCGCCCGCATTGCCGGAATGCATGGCGATCGCGAAGCGGTGGTGCACGGCGAGACCCGACTGACATTCGCGCAGCTGGTCGAGCGCATTCACGCGTTTGCCCGCGGGCTGATGTCGCTGGGCGTGGGTCCCGGCGAGAACGTCGCATTGTGGATGTCGGACGGCACCCAATGGCTCATCGCCCGATGGGCCGTGCCGATGATCGGTGCGGTGCTCGTGCCCGTGAACACCCGGTTTCGTGACAGCGATGTGGCGTATGTGCTGAGCCAGTCGGAGGCGACCACGCTGATCGTGCAGGAGCGCGGCGGTGTCACGGGGCGGGGCGTGCGCTACTTCGACATCCTCGCGCAACTCGACCCCGATTGGACGCGGCAGCGCCGCGGCGCGTGGCGTTGTGAACGCATGCCGGCGCTGCGGCGCGTGATCGGCCTGCCGACAGACCGCGCGCTGCCGGCAGGCATGGAAGACTTCCACGCCATCGAAGCCCACGGCCGGCGCTGTCTCGAGGACGGCGCGCTCGCTCGCCGGTGCGCGCAGGTCGGCCCGGACGATGTCGCCCAGATTCTCTACACCTCGGGCACCACGTCGTTCCCGAAGGGCGCCATGGTGCGGCACGGCGCGCTGCTCGGGAACAACCACTACGCGGCGCAGTGCCTGCGACTGACCTCTCGCGATCGCTACTTGTCGTGCGTGCCGCTGTTTACCGCCACGGGCACGTTCTACACCCTGGCGATGGCGCTTTCCGGCGCGGCGATGGTCATCGCGGACCAGTTCTCCGCAAAGCTGTTCTGCGAGCTGGTCGAACGTGAACGCATCACCGTGAGCTTCTTCGTCGATACCATCGTGCAGGATCTCAAGGCGTTTCCCGACGTCGGTCGATACGACCTGTCGAGCCTGCGAACCGGCACGGGCGCACCGCTGCCCACGGCTTCGTTCGAGTGGGTGAGCCGCACGCTCGGGGTACCCGAGCTGGTCAGCGCGTACGGCATGTCGGAGACATCGAACGCCGTGGTACGAACGCGCTGGGACGACCCGTACGAGAAGCGCTCCCGCACCAACGGCAGGCCAGTGCGCGACGTGCGGATCCGCATCGCGGACATCGAGACGGGCGAGCCGCTGCCAGCGGGCGAGATCGGACAGATCTGCGTCTCCGGCTACGTGGTGATGAAGGGCTACTACCGCATGCCGGAGGAGGATCGCAAGGCCATCGACGCGCAGGGATGGCTGCTTACCGGCGATCTCGGCGAGCTCGACGGCGACGGCTATCTGACCTATCGCGGGCGCGTGAAGGAGATGATCAAGCCGGGTGGCTTCAATGTCGCCACGCAGGAGATCGAAGTCTTCCTCAAGACTTATCCCGGCGTGCGTCAGGCAGTCGTGGTCGGGGTGCCGGATGCGCGTCTGGGCGAAGTGGGCTATGCGTACGTCGAGCGCCAGACGGGCGCGGACATTTCGCCGCGCGCGTTGCAGCAATATTGCCGCGAGCATATCGCGAGCTACAAGGTGCCGCGCTATGTCGAATTCGTCGACGCCTGGCCGCTTACCGGAAGCCAGAAGATTCGCAAGCTCGAATTGCGCGAGCGCGCGACGCGCAAGCTCTCGGCCGGCGACGGCGACCCGCCGCACGTGTGGCGCGACGCGGCGGAGCGCGTGGATGAACCCGCGCACATCACCGATAGCGAAAGCGCGGGCGCCGGCGGTGGCGGCACCGACAAGGGGACGCTCGCATGATTCGCTACCTCGCGCGCCGGGTGGCGCAATCGCTGATCACGGTTCTGCTCGTCACGCTGGTGATCTTCCTGATCGTGCGGCTCATCGGCGATCCGACGCACCTGATGCTGCCGCCGGAAGCGACGGAAGCCGATCGGGCGGTGCTACGTCACCAGATGGGGCTGGACCGTCCCGTTCCGGTGCAATACGCCAGTTATCTCTGGCATCTGCTACAGGGGCAGCTCGGCATGTCGTACCGGTTCTCGCGGCCGGCCCTCGACGTGGTGCTCGGCGCGTTGGGACCGACGCTGCTGCTCACGACGTCTGCGCTGGCGCTGGGCATTCTGGTGGGCGTGCCGCTGGGCGCGGTGGCGGCCGTGCGCCGCGGCGGCGCGGTGGATCAGTGCGCCAAGCTCTTCGCGGTCCTGGGGCAGGCGGCGCCGCCGTTCCTGTTCAGCCTGCTCTTCATCCGCCTGTTCTCGATTCAGCTGTCATGGTTCCCGACCAACGGCTATGGCACGTTTTCGCATCTCGTCATGCCGGCCGTGGCGCTGGGCTGGTATTCGGCGGCGGGCATCATGCGGCTCACGCGTTCGAGCATGTCCGAAGTGCTCGACACCGAATACATCAAGTTCGCGCGCATTAAGGGGGTGCCGGAGCGCACCATCATCTTCCGGCACGCGCTGCGCAATGCGCTGCTGCCGATGATCACCTTCACCGCGCTTCAGTTCGGCATTCTGATGGGCGGCGCCGTGTCGGTCGAATTCATCTTTTCGTGGCCGGGCATCGGTCGTCTGATCCTCGACTCGATCTCGAACCTCGACTACACGGTCGTGCAGGCCGCCGTCACGGTCGGCGCGCTGATCTTCACCTTGCTCAACCTGGCGGTGGACGTGCTCTACGCCTACGTCGATCCGAGGATTCGCTATGCATGAGGCCACTCCCCTCGACTTGCAGCAACGTCCGGCCGAGACCTGTGTCCCGGTACCGCAAGCGCGCGCGCGCCGCCGCCTTTGGCGCGACGTCCAGCTCTGGTCGTGCCTTGTGCTCGCGCTGGCCCTGATCGTCGTCGCGCTCGCGCCCCAGTGGTTCTCGCCTTACGACCCCAATGCGATTTCGTTGAGCGACATCCTCAAACCGCCCTCGGCGGCGCACTGGTTTGGCACCGACCAGCTCGGACGCGACCTGCTCTCGAGAGTGATCTGGGGCTCGCGCATCTCGCTGTACGTGGCGTTCTGCGCGGTGCTCATCGCGGGGATTTTCGGCAGCCTGTTCGGCATAGCGGCGGGGTTTCTCGGCGGATGGGTCGACGCGGTGGCGATGCGGGTGGCCGACATTCAGCTGGCCCTGCCCGCGGTCATTCTCGCCTTGGTGCTCGTGGGCGCCATCGGCTTCAGCGTCTTCAATCTGGTGATCGTGCTGAGCCTGGCCAACTGGGCGCGCTTCGCCCGGGTCACGCGTTCCGAAGCGCTCTCGCTGCGCTCGCGAGACTTCGTCTTGCTGGCCAGGCTGGCGGGCGCATCGCGCTTTCGGGTGATGTTCGCCCACATCGTGCCCAACGTGGTCAACACCTTCATCGTGCTCGCCACGCTCGATATCGGCACGATCATCATTCTGGAAGCGACGCTCTCGTTCCTCGGTCTCGGTGTCCAGCCGCCCACGCCGTCGTGGGGCGCAATGATCGCCGACGGACGCGGTTATCTGGAGACCGCGTGGTGGATCTGCGGCATTCCGGGCATGGTCCTGATGGTCACCGTGCTGCTGGCGAACCAGTTGGGTGACGCGTTGCGCGATCGCCTGAGCCCAACGATGTCGAGGGGGTGGTGATGAGCGTTCATCCACTGCTCGAGGCGCGCCATCTCACCACGATGCTGCGGGGCAAGCACGGCGTGGTCACCGCCGTCGACAACGTGAGCCTGCGCGTGGACGCCGGCCGGTCGCTCGCGCTGGTCGGCGAGTCCGGGTCGGGCAAGAGCATGACATGCAACACATTGCTCGGCCTGTTGCCGTCGAACGGCCGCCTGGTGCACGGCGAGGTGCGCTACAAGGGGCGCGATCTCGCAAGACTGTCGTCGGCGGAGATGGCCAAGGTTCGCGGGCGCGAGATCGGCATGATTCTGCAGGACGCGATGACCTCGCTCAACCCGCTGCTGACCATTGGCGATCAGGTAGCCGAAATCTTCCGCGTGCATCAGGGCATACGCGACAAGGCCGAACTGCGCCGCCGAAGCGTGGAAGTGCTCGAGCGCGTGAAGATCCCGGCCGCGCTGGAGCGGCTCGACAGCTATCCGTTCCAGTTCAGCGGCGGCATGCGCCAGCGCGTGTCCATTGCCATCAATATCGCGCTCTCGCCCGAGTTGCTGATCTGCGATGAGCCCACGACGGCGCTCGATGTCACTGTCCAGTTGCAGATACTCAAGCTGCTTCGGGAGCTTCAGCAGCAGCGCAACATGGCGCTCATCTTCGTCACCCACGATCTGCATCTGGCGTCGCAGTTCTGCGACGACGTGGCGATCATGTATGGCGGCCGCATCGTGGAGTCCGGGCCGATTGCCGATGTCTTCGCGCGCCCGGCCCACCCGTACACCGCCGGCTTGCTTCGCGCCGTGCCGTCGCTCGGGCGGTATGAAAAGCGGCTCGAGGCGATTCCGGGTCAACAGCCGGGTCTGACGGACTGGCCACAGGGGTGCCGGTTCGCGCCGCGCTGCCCGCTCGCCACCGAGCAATGTCGGCGTCAGTATCCGGACTGGTTCGAGTGGCAGGGTGGCGCGCGGCGCAGCGCTTGCTGGCAGACGATGCAGATGCTGTCGAAATCGGCGCCGCCGGCCGGTCGTACTGATCCGGCAACGTCCGCGCGCAGGGAGGTGGCGTGATGTCGCAACCGTATCTTTCGGTTCGAAACCTTAGAAAGACCTACGACGTGCGTCGCGGGTTGCTGGGCCGTGCGCGCCCGCTTCATGCGGTGGCGGGCGTGAGCTTCGACGTCGAGCCAGGGGCGACCTTCGGACTCGTCGGCGAGTCGGGCTCCGGCAAGAGCACCATCGCGAAGATGCTGATGCTCGCCGAACCGGCCACGAGCGGCGACGTGATGGTCGACGGGCGGAACGTCCGGCAACTCGACGCGGCCGCCCGGTCGGCGTTTCACCGCGTGTTGCAACCGGTGTTGCAGGACCCGTATAGCGCTCTCAATCCGCGTATGCGCATTGGCAGGATCATCGACGAGCCGCTGCGCATTCACCGCACGCTGGACGACGCGTCGCGCGCTCGCCGTGTGGCGGAGTTGCTGCAACTTGTCGGATTGCCCGGCGCAGCGCAACGCAGGTTCCCGCACGAGTTGTCGGGCGGACAGCGTCAGCGCGTGGCGATCGCGCGTGCGCTCAGCCTGAGCCCGCGCTGCATGATTCTCGACGAGCCGGTGTCCGCGCTCGATGTGTCGATTCAGGCGCAGATCCTGAACCTGCTCAAGGATCTCCAGGGCACGCTCGATCTGACGTATCTGCTGATCTCGCACGATCTCGCGGTCGTGGCTTACATGAGCCAGCGCATCGGCGTGCTGTATCTCGGCGAATTCATGGAAGTGGCCGATACCGCCACGCTCATGCAGGGCGCGCGCCACCCTTACACGCAGGCGTTGATTGCCTCGGTCGATGCGCGCGGCGGGCACGGGGCGCAGGCGGTGGCCGGCGAGATTCCGTCGCCCATGAATCCCCCGGCGGGGTGCCCGTTTCATCCACGCTGCCCGCACGCGCTCGCACGCTGTCGAGAGGAAAAACCGGTGGCGCGGGAGATCGCGCCGCGCCACTGGGTGACGTGTCATTTCGCGGAAACGATTCCCGTCGCGACAGCGAACACCGCTGCGCGCGCCATCGGCCCGAAGGCGATAGAAGCCGCCCATCGCTCCGCTCCGGAGGCTCAGGCGGTCCCCTTTCAGGAGGCAACATGAATTTTGCGGAAACCCCCTCGTTGTCCAGGCAGGGCAACCCCGACGTGCTTGCAGCGCTCGAAGCCGTCGTGCAAAGCCGCTTTCCGGCGCGCGAGCGTGCATGTCACGACGCGGCTGCCATGCCCTTCGAGAATCTGCAGGATCTGTTCGAGCTGGGCTTGCTCACCGCCACGGTGCGAAAAGAGCACGGCGGCCTGGGCAGCAACGTGATGTCGGACGATCCGGCCACCTTCCTGCAGGCCATGCGCCGCGTGGCGCGCGTGTCGCCGGGTACGGCGCACTGCATGCAGGTGCAGAACCACGTGGCGTGGGCGATCGACGAACTGGGCACCGACGCGCAGCGCGAGCGGTTCGTCAAGCCGATGACGCAAAAAATGAGCGTGTCGTCGTTCGTCGGCAGCGAGGCGGGCCGCAAACACATGTACGTGCTCAGGACCACGGCGAAGAAGGTCGAGGGCGGCTACATCGTCAACGGCAACAAAAACTATGCCACCAACGGTTACGAGAACGGTGTCGCCATCGTGTTCGCGACCATCGAAGGCGAGACGGAATACTTCAAGTCGCACCTGATGGTCATCGTCGAGCCGGGAATGGAGGGCCTCACGATCAATCACGACTGGTACCGCCCGACCGGCATGCGCGTGTGCCCGAGCCCGGAGATCTATCTGAACGATGTGTTCATCGACGAGCTGCACGTGCTGGGAGAGCCGGGCGTGTATCCGCGCGGGCGCTGGCAGGGGCGCTTTCATCTCGGCTTTACCGCGAACTACCTCGGCATGATCGAAGGCGCCTATGAGTGGGTGCGTCGCAGTCTCGTCGAACGCGGCCGGGGCAAGGATCCGTTCGTGCAGTTGCGCATGGGCGAGGCGAAGACGCAGTTGCACGGCGCGCAGGTGGTGTTCGAGAACGCCATCGATGCCTGGCGGGCGGGAGACGTGCAGCGCGCCGAGCTGATCTCGATGCAGGCCAAGTCGATCTGCGCGCACGCCGCCCTGGAGATGTCGCATACGCTGATCATGCTGGCCGGCTCGACAGCGCTGTTCGACGAATTTCCGCTTGCGCGTCTGATCCGGGATCTGAATACGCACATCCTGCACGTCGGACACGACAAGACCGCGCAGATCGTTGGGGCGGCCGAACTCGGCGAATCGTTCGATTCGACGCTCCAGCGCTGAGCGCGTGCGTCGATTTCGTCAATCTTGTCTTCGAGAGTTTCCATGGATTTTCAGCTCACCGATTCGCAGCGCGAACTGATCGACGCGACCGAGAAACTGTGCCGTCAATTGCTCCCGCTGGCGAAAGAGGCCCACGAGGCCGAAGCGCAAGGCGACTTCGCGCCCTTGCAGCGACTGCGTTGCCAGATGGCCGAAGCCGGGCTGCTGGCGCTGAACATGCCACAGGAGTACGGCGGCATGGGACTGCCGCTGCTCGAGACGTTGTTGCTCATCCAGACCATCCAGCGTGTGGATTCGACAATGGGCGGTCTGGCGCACCGTACGTCCACGGGCGCGATTGGCGCGGTGCTGGAGCTCGGCACGCAGGCGCAGAAGTCGCGCTTCGTCGCCGGTGTGGCGCGCGGCGAGATCGGGGTGTCGATCGGCATCACCGAGCCCGATGCCGGTTCGGCCGCCACGGCAATGAAGACGCGCGCGCGCATCGAGGGCGACGACGTGATCATCAACGGCCAGAAGATCTTCATCAGCGCGGCCCGAGGGCATCACTTCACCATGCTCTACTGCCGTTTTGGCAATACCGGGCGCGCGAGCGACATCGGCGCGATCATGGTGCCTCACGATGCGCCCGGTTTTACGTGCAGCGGCGGCACGCTGAACATGGCGGGCGAGCGGCAGTACGAGCTCTACTTCGACGACTGTCGCGTGCCCCGAGCGAATGTCCTCGCCGAGAGCCGCGCGTTCGCCAAGCTCATCAGCGTGTACAACGTCGAACGCCTGGGCAGCATCTCGCGCATGCTGGGATCGGCGCAGGCCGCTTTCGACTTCGCACTTCAGTACGTTCAGGAACGCAAGCAGTTCGGGCGCGAACTTGCCGACTTTCAGGGGCTGCAATGGATGCTGGCGGACATGAAGGTCAAGTTCGAGGCAGCGCAGTTGCTGACCTGGCGCGCCGCGGCCAACACCGCGAGC belongs to Pandoraea pnomenusa and includes:
- a CDS encoding AMP-binding protein, yielding MNRDDDSVWVPREAPTTLGGAGAASAHGALDAIDAIDWTRETFSSALARIAGMHGDREAVVHGETRLTFAQLVERIHAFARGLMSLGVGPGENVALWMSDGTQWLIARWAVPMIGAVLVPVNTRFRDSDVAYVLSQSEATTLIVQERGGVTGRGVRYFDILAQLDPDWTRQRRGAWRCERMPALRRVIGLPTDRALPAGMEDFHAIEAHGRRCLEDGALARRCAQVGPDDVAQILYTSGTTSFPKGAMVRHGALLGNNHYAAQCLRLTSRDRYLSCVPLFTATGTFYTLAMALSGAAMVIADQFSAKLFCELVERERITVSFFVDTIVQDLKAFPDVGRYDLSSLRTGTGAPLPTASFEWVSRTLGVPELVSAYGMSETSNAVVRTRWDDPYEKRSRTNGRPVRDVRIRIADIETGEPLPAGEIGQICVSGYVVMKGYYRMPEEDRKAIDAQGWLLTGDLGELDGDGYLTYRGRVKEMIKPGGFNVATQEIEVFLKTYPGVRQAVVVGVPDARLGEVGYAYVERQTGADISPRALQQYCREHIASYKVPRYVEFVDAWPLTGSQKIRKLELRERATRKLSAGDGDPPHVWRDAAERVDEPAHITDSESAGAGGGGTDKGTLA
- a CDS encoding ABC transporter permease, whose amino-acid sequence is MIRYLARRVAQSLITVLLVTLVIFLIVRLIGDPTHLMLPPEATEADRAVLRHQMGLDRPVPVQYASYLWHLLQGQLGMSYRFSRPALDVVLGALGPTLLLTTSALALGILVGVPLGAVAAVRRGGAVDQCAKLFAVLGQAAPPFLFSLLFIRLFSIQLSWFPTNGYGTFSHLVMPAVALGWYSAAGIMRLTRSSMSEVLDTEYIKFARIKGVPERTIIFRHALRNALLPMITFTALQFGILMGGAVSVEFIFSWPGIGRLILDSISNLDYTVVQAAVTVGALIFTLLNLAVDVLYAYVDPRIRYA
- a CDS encoding ABC transporter permease, which produces MHEATPLDLQQRPAETCVPVPQARARRRLWRDVQLWSCLVLALALIVVALAPQWFSPYDPNAISLSDILKPPSAAHWFGTDQLGRDLLSRVIWGSRISLYVAFCAVLIAGIFGSLFGIAAGFLGGWVDAVAMRVADIQLALPAVILALVLVGAIGFSVFNLVIVLSLANWARFARVTRSEALSLRSRDFVLLARLAGASRFRVMFAHIVPNVVNTFIVLATLDIGTIIILEATLSFLGLGVQPPTPSWGAMIADGRGYLETAWWICGIPGMVLMVTVLLANQLGDALRDRLSPTMSRGW
- a CDS encoding ABC transporter ATP-binding protein is translated as MSVHPLLEARHLTTMLRGKHGVVTAVDNVSLRVDAGRSLALVGESGSGKSMTCNTLLGLLPSNGRLVHGEVRYKGRDLARLSSAEMAKVRGREIGMILQDAMTSLNPLLTIGDQVAEIFRVHQGIRDKAELRRRSVEVLERVKIPAALERLDSYPFQFSGGMRQRVSIAINIALSPELLICDEPTTALDVTVQLQILKLLRELQQQRNMALIFVTHDLHLASQFCDDVAIMYGGRIVESGPIADVFARPAHPYTAGLLRAVPSLGRYEKRLEAIPGQQPGLTDWPQGCRFAPRCPLATEQCRRQYPDWFEWQGGARRSACWQTMQMLSKSAPPAGRTDPATSARREVA
- a CDS encoding ABC transporter ATP-binding protein; the encoded protein is MSQPYLSVRNLRKTYDVRRGLLGRARPLHAVAGVSFDVEPGATFGLVGESGSGKSTIAKMLMLAEPATSGDVMVDGRNVRQLDAAARSAFHRVLQPVLQDPYSALNPRMRIGRIIDEPLRIHRTLDDASRARRVAELLQLVGLPGAAQRRFPHELSGGQRQRVAIARALSLSPRCMILDEPVSALDVSIQAQILNLLKDLQGTLDLTYLLISHDLAVVAYMSQRIGVLYLGEFMEVADTATLMQGARHPYTQALIASVDARGGHGAQAVAGEIPSPMNPPAGCPFHPRCPHALARCREEKPVAREIAPRHWVTCHFAETIPVATANTAARAIGPKAIEAAHRSAPEAQAVPFQEAT
- a CDS encoding acyl-CoA dehydrogenase family protein; amino-acid sequence: MNFAETPSLSRQGNPDVLAALEAVVQSRFPARERACHDAAAMPFENLQDLFELGLLTATVRKEHGGLGSNVMSDDPATFLQAMRRVARVSPGTAHCMQVQNHVAWAIDELGTDAQRERFVKPMTQKMSVSSFVGSEAGRKHMYVLRTTAKKVEGGYIVNGNKNYATNGYENGVAIVFATIEGETEYFKSHLMVIVEPGMEGLTINHDWYRPTGMRVCPSPEIYLNDVFIDELHVLGEPGVYPRGRWQGRFHLGFTANYLGMIEGAYEWVRRSLVERGRGKDPFVQLRMGEAKTQLHGAQVVFENAIDAWRAGDVQRAELISMQAKSICAHAALEMSHTLIMLAGSTALFDEFPLARLIRDLNTHILHVGHDKTAQIVGAAELGESFDSTLQR
- a CDS encoding acyl-CoA dehydrogenase family protein gives rise to the protein MDFQLTDSQRELIDATEKLCRQLLPLAKEAHEAEAQGDFAPLQRLRCQMAEAGLLALNMPQEYGGMGLPLLETLLLIQTIQRVDSTMGGLAHRTSTGAIGAVLELGTQAQKSRFVAGVARGEIGVSIGITEPDAGSAATAMKTRARIEGDDVIINGQKIFISAARGHHFTMLYCRFGNTGRASDIGAIMVPHDAPGFTCSGGTLNMAGERQYELYFDDCRVPRANVLAESRAFAKLISVYNVERLGSISRMLGSAQAAFDFALQYVQERKQFGRELADFQGLQWMLADMKVKFEAAQLLTWRAAANTASGLPSPLETSVAKVYVAQAAKEICDDAIQLLGGYGYMTEYPVEGRYREVRGGSIYGGTLQIHKNMIAGHLLGRKNSQWATTSGESTE